The following coding sequences are from one Coffea arabica cultivar ET-39 chromosome 11e, Coffea Arabica ET-39 HiFi, whole genome shotgun sequence window:
- the LOC113716852 gene encoding uncharacterized protein isoform X2, whose amino-acid sequence MGHLIVYYHQVVKRAGPGVDDSSSFADSQHPVGAKRSVRDRLGSNVDSSSNFNNKRQRGDVSRLSRSASNDVDDVTLNKDDLRFKIMRKNSLNKGQSSRQLNGMDLRDLLSRPAQSSTSSLGTQQRMSQLKDPRKHFPDPRDGRHQMQEPRNARYLMPEPRDGRRHVSEPRDARQPLSESRDVRYVMPGPKDDRNLRLGSNSSSFPGQIRSSRTTDSLPHLDSLRNSYSPWTLDSLRQGGRVAGTSRGLTPLRRNEELEQRPLVRAYNESRGSSYMSKDALEHSCPISSAPYLAKTAQTAAPAKSMAPPLASLPPSVALSQRSSYTVEDQPTVDSFLHSLGLDKYAINFKAEEVDMYALKQMRDNDLKELGVPMGPRKKIIQALLARAKRQI is encoded by the exons ATGGGACATTTGATCGTTTATTATCATCAGGTGGTTAAAAGGGCAGGTCCTGGTGTTGATGATAGTAGTTCATTTGCTGATTCACAACATCCCGTTGGGGCTAAAAGATCAGTTAGGGATAGGCTGGGAAGCAATGTGGATTCATCATCCAATTTTAACAATAAACG CCAGCGAGGAGATGTTAGTAGATTGAGTCGAAGTGCCTCTAACGATGTGGATG ATGTTACTCTGAATAAAGATGACTTGCGGTTCAAAATTATGCGCAAAAATAGTCTTAACAAGGGTCAAAGTTCCCGCCAGCTGAATGGAATGGACCTTCGTGACTTGCTGTCAAGGCCTGCCCAGTCTTCAACAAGTAGCCTAGGTACACAGCAACGGATGTCTCAGCTGAAGGATCCAAGAAAGCATTTTCCAGATCCGAGGGACGGTAGACACCAGATGCAAGAGCCGAGGAATGCTAGATATCTTATGCCTGAACCAAGGGATGGTAGACGACATGTTTCAGAACCCAGGGATGCTAGGCAGCCCCTTTCTGAATCCAGGGATGTTAGATATGTCATGCCAGGGCCAAAAGATGATAGAAACCTTAGGCTGGGATCAAATAGTTCAAGCTTTCCTGGTCAAATTCGATCCTCACGAACTACTGATTCTTTGCCGCATTTAGACTCGTTAAGAAATTCTTATTCTCCTTGGACTTTGGATAGTTTGAGGCAAGGAGGTAGGGTTGCAGGTACTTCTAGAGGTCTCACTCCGTTAAGGAGGAATGAAGAGCTAGAGCAACGGCCTCTAGTAAGGGCTTACAATGAATCTAGGGGGAGTTCATATATGAGCAAGGATGCTTTGGAACATTCATGCCCCATCAGTTCTGCTCCTTACCTGGCAAAAACAGCACAAACGGCTGCTCCTGCAAAGTCCATGGCACCGCCACTTGCTTCGCTTCCTCCATCAGTTGCTCTTTCACAGAGAAGTTCATACACA GTTGAGGATCAACCTACAGTTGATAGCTTTTTGCATTCCCTGGGGCTAGATAAATATGCCATCAACTTTAAGGCTGAGGAG
- the LOC113716852 gene encoding uncharacterized protein isoform X1, which produces MAETSRSRVTITLGRAGQVVKRAGPGVDDSSSFADSQHPVGAKRSVRDRLGSNVDSSSNFNNKRQRGDVSRLSRSASNDVDDVTLNKDDLRFKIMRKNSLNKGQSSRQLNGMDLRDLLSRPAQSSTSSLGTQQRMSQLKDPRKHFPDPRDGRHQMQEPRNARYLMPEPRDGRRHVSEPRDARQPLSESRDVRYVMPGPKDDRNLRLGSNSSSFPGQIRSSRTTDSLPHLDSLRNSYSPWTLDSLRQGGRVAGTSRGLTPLRRNEELEQRPLVRAYNESRGSSYMSKDALEHSCPISSAPYLAKTAQTAAPAKSMAPPLASLPPSVALSQRSSYTVEDQPTVDSFLHSLGLDKYAINFKAEEVDMYALKQMRDNDLKELGVPMGPRKKIIQALLARAKRQI; this is translated from the exons ATGGCAGAGACTTCCCGTTCTCGAGTCACCATAACCCTAGGTCGCGCTGGTCAG GTGGTTAAAAGGGCAGGTCCTGGTGTTGATGATAGTAGTTCATTTGCTGATTCACAACATCCCGTTGGGGCTAAAAGATCAGTTAGGGATAGGCTGGGAAGCAATGTGGATTCATCATCCAATTTTAACAATAAACG CCAGCGAGGAGATGTTAGTAGATTGAGTCGAAGTGCCTCTAACGATGTGGATG ATGTTACTCTGAATAAAGATGACTTGCGGTTCAAAATTATGCGCAAAAATAGTCTTAACAAGGGTCAAAGTTCCCGCCAGCTGAATGGAATGGACCTTCGTGACTTGCTGTCAAGGCCTGCCCAGTCTTCAACAAGTAGCCTAGGTACACAGCAACGGATGTCTCAGCTGAAGGATCCAAGAAAGCATTTTCCAGATCCGAGGGACGGTAGACACCAGATGCAAGAGCCGAGGAATGCTAGATATCTTATGCCTGAACCAAGGGATGGTAGACGACATGTTTCAGAACCCAGGGATGCTAGGCAGCCCCTTTCTGAATCCAGGGATGTTAGATATGTCATGCCAGGGCCAAAAGATGATAGAAACCTTAGGCTGGGATCAAATAGTTCAAGCTTTCCTGGTCAAATTCGATCCTCACGAACTACTGATTCTTTGCCGCATTTAGACTCGTTAAGAAATTCTTATTCTCCTTGGACTTTGGATAGTTTGAGGCAAGGAGGTAGGGTTGCAGGTACTTCTAGAGGTCTCACTCCGTTAAGGAGGAATGAAGAGCTAGAGCAACGGCCTCTAGTAAGGGCTTACAATGAATCTAGGGGGAGTTCATATATGAGCAAGGATGCTTTGGAACATTCATGCCCCATCAGTTCTGCTCCTTACCTGGCAAAAACAGCACAAACGGCTGCTCCTGCAAAGTCCATGGCACCGCCACTTGCTTCGCTTCCTCCATCAGTTGCTCTTTCACAGAGAAGTTCATACACA GTTGAGGATCAACCTACAGTTGATAGCTTTTTGCATTCCCTGGGGCTAGATAAATATGCCATCAACTTTAAGGCTGAGGAG